Below is a genomic region from Prolixibacteraceae bacterium.
GTGCTTAAGGCACTTGAGGAAAAAAACGCTTAGTATTATAATAAATTATTCACTATATCATTTTTAAATTCGAGGAAAATGGCAGATCTTAATAAACTTGCAGAAGAATTAGTTAACCTAACAGTAAAAGACGTAAACGAATTGGCTACTATCCTTAAGGATGAGTACGGTATCGAGCCTGCTGCTGCTGCAGTAGCTGTTGCTGGACCTGCTGCTGGAGCTGAAGCTGCTGCTGAAGAGCAAACAGAATTCGACGTTATCTTGAAAGCTGCTGGATCATCTAAATTAGCAGTAGTTAAGTTGGTTAAAGACCTAGCAGGTGTTGGTCTTAAGGAAGCTAAAGAACTAGTTGACGGAGCTCCTAAAGCA
It encodes:
- the rplL gene encoding 50S ribosomal protein L7/L12, which gives rise to MADLNKLAEELVNLTVKDVNELATILKDEYGIEPAAAAVAVAGPAAGAEAAAEEQTEFDVILKAAGSSKLAVVKLVKDLAGVGLKEAKELVDGAPKAIKEKVSKEEAEALKQQLTEAGAEVELK